In Ignavibacteriales bacterium, the following proteins share a genomic window:
- a CDS encoding methyltransferase domain-containing protein, whose protein sequence is MKLNLGCGKDLKAGYVNIDIVDYGGNVIHDLNSYPFPFEENTFDEIYASHVLEHLDSFHKVVTELYRVSKPRAIIIVYAPFFLNTKYFGEPDHKIPFSIRTFDNYEFIGNRKLKFYEKWKLNHRTNYEGKAQFEIIEKRFITSHFNLLKWMDVLLNIEPVMYERFLAGIFSPEEVYFKLKVIK, encoded by the coding sequence ATGAAACTGAATCTGGGATGCGGAAAGGATTTAAAAGCTGGGTATGTTAATATTGATATTGTGGATTATGGCGGGAATGTAATTCACGATTTGAATTCCTATCCTTTTCCTTTTGAAGAAAACACTTTTGATGAAATTTACGCTTCGCACGTTCTGGAGCACCTGGATAGTTTTCATAAAGTAGTTACTGAACTTTACCGTGTTTCTAAACCAAGAGCAATTATTATTGTTTATGCACCATTTTTTCTTAATACAAAATATTTTGGCGAACCGGATCATAAAATTCCCTTTTCAATAAGAACGTTTGATAATTATGAGTTTATCGGTAACCGAAAGTTAAAGTTTTATGAAAAATGGAAACTGAACCATCGTACAAACTATGAGGGAAAAGCCCAGTTTGAAATAATAGAAAAAAGATTTATTACATCGCACTTTAACCTGCTTAAATGGATGGATGTTTTATTGAACATTGAACCGGTAATGTACGAGCGATTTCTTGCAGGAATCTTTTCTCCTGAGGAAGTTTATTTTAAGTTAAAGGTTATTAAGTGA